The sequence below is a genomic window from Longimicrobiaceae bacterium.
GGCGCGCTCACCGGCCTTCGCGCCGAGAAGGCCCGCGCGGCCGGTCAGGCCATGCGCCACGCCACGCGCATCGCCATGCAGCACCACGTGAACATCGCGCTGGGCACCGACGCGGGCGTGGGCCAGCACGGCGGCAACGGCCACGAGTTCACGCTCATGGTGGAGTGGGGCGGCCTCACGCCCATGCAGTCCATCACCGCCGGCACGCTGAACGCCGCCAAGCTGCTGGGCTGGGACGCGCGCCTTGGCACCCTCGCCGCCGGCAAGCTCGCCGACGTCGTCGCGGTCCCCGGCGACCCCACGGCCGACATCCACGCCATGGAGCACCCGCTGTTCGTGATGAAGAACGGCGTGGTCTACAAGGCCCCCGGACAGCCCGCGCCGATCCCGAACTACTGACGTTTTCCGGCGACGGGAGATGCGGGGCGGATCGGCACGCTGCCCATCTCCCGTCCGCCCGGTCCTCGCCGCCTAACAGCGTTTCTTCCCGGCTCGGTCCTTCTTCCGACGGGAGGCACGGCTTCGCATCTCCATTCCAACCAACACCAGCGTGAACGTGGCCGTGCCGGCAGAAGAGGCTCTTCCCAGACGACCCGGCATCCGGGCGGCATATACATCAAACTTCGGAGAGACGCGGCGGGGAATCGCTGCCGTCCAGGCACGCGGCAGCCGGATGCGCGTGGTGCGCACCGTCGCCTGGGTGGTGTTGGCGGGGACGATCGCGGGCGGCGTGGTGGGGCTCGTCCCCGGGTGGGCCGTTTGGGACGTGGTGCTCTTTCCGTTGGTCCTGCTCGTGGTGTTCTGGGTGCTGCCCTTCCAGATCGCGTGGACGCAGCGCCGCACCAGCCCCATCTGGACGGCCGAGCAGAGCGCTGTATTCGACGAGGGCGGCATCACGGCCACGGGTTTGGGAGCGGCGGGCGTGCGCGGCTGGGCGTCGATCCGGCGAGTGGTGGCCACGCGCGAGTTCCTGCTGTTCTACCTCGCCGAGGGCTCGGGCTTCTTCATCCCGAAGCGCGCTTTCGCCA
It includes:
- a CDS encoding amidohydrolase family protein; translated protein: KYGADVIKTCATGGVLSEGDAVGVPQYTFEEMKALVDEATKLDRKVAAHAHGAEGIKIAVRAGVTSIEHGSFLDEEGAAMMAQHGTWLVPTMMAGEAAVRAADNGALTGLRAEKARAAGQAMRHATRIAMQHHVNIALGTDAGVGQHGGNGHEFTLMVEWGGLTPMQSITAGTLNAAKLLGWDARLGTLAAGKLADVVAVPGDPTADIHAMEHPLFVMKNGVVYKAPGQPAPIPNY